A DNA window from Siniperca chuatsi isolate FFG_IHB_CAS linkage group LG6, ASM2008510v1, whole genome shotgun sequence contains the following coding sequences:
- the plin3 gene encoding mannose-6-phosphate receptor binding protein 1: MTVPLSAFLPNSPVERGPCCGLERFIDQHYTAGHSRTAEQQAASERLNPAATMADSGKTNETGAAAAEPANGDQQNVVSRVSNLPLVSSACGVVSSAYSSTKDSVPLLKGVMDAAESGVRTLGAAATTGSKPLLDIIEPQLATVNEYALKGLNKMEEKLPILHQPADKVVSDTVGMVYQSVAGAKDAVVGAVMGGVELTRAAVSGGIITAMGTRMGQMVSSGMGLALSRSEDWVDQNLPLTEMELAAVAEPATCEVTTPSASPSYFVRLGKLSARVQERALQQSLVRAQHARDTTYTAVAQITSTLDLLESARTSLGTASNQIGGATEQLLQRWTEWKQKQAGAGQTESEPDGTSDEAEQLEWRALSMVRGLSDQLRSACTNVVSSAQGLPGAVQDQLTSARRSAEELHSSLGNTSIITPLLLERSRHHLTQVQQSLDGVMEYLLNNTPLNWLVGPFAPQITEKSEGDVAMEQSGPHS; this comes from the exons ATGACCGTCCCACTCTCCGCCTTTCTGCCCAACAGTCCGGTAGAAAGAGGGCCTTGTTGTGGCCTGGAGCGGTTCATTGACCAACATTATACTGCAGGTCACAGCAGGACAGCGGAACAACAGGCTGCCAGTGAG AGATTGAATCCAGCAGCCACAATGGCAGACAGCGGGAAGACTAATGAgactggagctgcagcagcagaaccAGCTAATGGAGACCAGCAG AATGTTGTTTCCCGAGTGAGCAATTTGCCTCTGGTCAGTTCAGCTTGCGGAGTGGTTTCCAGCGCCTATAGTAGCACCAAAGACAGTGTGCCCTTGCTGAAGGGAGTGATGGATGCAGCAGAGAGTGGGGTCCGAACCCTGGGAGCAGCTGCCACCACGGGGTCCAAGCCTCTTTTGGACATTATAGAACCACAGC TTGCTACAGTTAATGAGTATGCCTTGAAAGGACTGAATAAGATGGAAGAGAAGCTGCCTATTCTTCACCAACCAGCAGATAAG GTGGTGTCGGACACAGTAGGTATGGTGTACCAGTCGGTGGCAGGGGCCAAAGATGCTGTGGTGGGAGCTGTGATGGGCGGTGTCGAGCTGACCCGGGCAGCAGTCAGCGGAGGTATCATCACCGCCATGGGCACCAGGATGGGCCAGATGGTCAGCAGTGGGATGGGCCTGGCCCTGAGCCGATCAGAGGACTGGGTTGACCAGAACCTACCACTCACTGAGATGGAGCTGG ctgctgttgctgaaCCTGCCACCTGTGAGGTCACTACCCCGTCTGCCAGCCCCAGCTACTTTGTCCGCTTGGGGAAACTCTCTGCCAGAGTACAGGAGCGAGCCCTACAGCAGTCCCTGGTCCGTGCTCAACATGCCAGGGATACCACCTATACTGCAGTGGCTCAGATTACCAGTACTCTGGACCTGCTAGAGAGTGCCCGCACCAGTCTGGGTACCGCCAGTAACCAGATAGGAGGAGCCacagagcagctgctgcagcgCTGGACAGAGTGGAAGCAGAAGCAGGCTGGAGCTGGACAGACTGAGTCAGAGCCAGATGGGACCAGTGATGAGGCTGAG CAGCTGGAATGGCGGGCCCTCTCCATGGTGCGTGGTCTGAGTGACCAGCTGAGGTCAGCGTGCACCAATGTGGTGTCAAGCGCTCAGGGTCTGCCAGGTGCAGTCCAAGACCAGCTGACCAGCGCAAGGCGATCAGCTGAAGAACTGCACTCCTCTCTGGGGAACACTAGCATCATCACACCCCTACTTCTGGAGCGGAGCCGTCACCACCTGACCCAA GTTCAGCAGTCTCTGGACGGTGTCATGGAGTATCTACTTAACAACACACCACTCAACTGGCTGGTGGGACCTTTTGCCCCTCAGATCACTGAGAAGTCAGAGGGAGATGTGGCGATGGAGCAGAGCGGACCACACAGCTAG
- the abhd17ab gene encoding alpha/beta hydrolase domain-containing protein 17A has translation MNGLSLSELCCLFCCPPCPSRIAAKLAFLPPEPTYTFLPDPEAGPAAPGATGTSSLRARSSASFAGSGGSGAVEGRWKLHLTERAEFQYSQRELDTTEVFLTRSSRGNSISCMYIRCVPNARFTVLFSHGNAVDLGQMSSFYIGLGTRINCNIFSYDYSGYGVSTGKPTEKNLYADIDAAWHALRTRYGISPENIILYGQSIGTVPTVDLASRYECAAVVLHSPLTSGMRVAFPDTKKTYCFDAFPNIEKVSKITSPVLIIHGTEDEVIDFSHGLALFERCPKAVEPLWVEGAGHNDIELYSQYLERLRRFIGQELAVQHA, from the exons ATGAATGGCCTCTCTCTCAGTGAGCTCTGCTGCCTGTTCTGCTGCCCGCCCTGCCCCAGCCGCATCGCAGCCAAGCTCGCCTTCCTGCCCCCTGAGCCTACGTACACCTTTCTTCCAGACCCAGAGGCAGGCCCCGCTGCACCGGGGGCAACAGGGACATCTAGCCTGCGGGCACGGAGCAGTGCATCATTTGCTGGAAGCGGAGGGTCTGGGGCTGTGGAGGGGAGATGGAAGCTCCACCTGACAGAGCGAGCAGAGTTTCAGTACTCTCAGAGAGAGCTGGACACGACAGAGGTGTTCCTCACTCGATCCAGCCGCGGGAACAGCATCAGCTGCATGTACATTCGCTGCGTGCCTAATGCCAG ATTTACAGTGCTCTTCTCGCACGGTAACGCAGTCGACCTGGGCCAGATGAGCAGTTTTTACATCGGCCTTGGCACTCGCATCAACTGCAACATCTTTTCCTACGACTACTCAGGCTACGGTGTCAGCACTGGCAAGCCCACTGAGAAGAACCTCTACGCAGATATAGATGCTGCCTGGCACGCCCTGCGCACACG GTATGGCATTAGCCCAGAAAACATTATCCTGTATGGACAGAGCATTGGTACAGTACCCACTGTAGACCTGGCGTCACGGTATGAGTGTGCTGCCGTGGTTCTTCACTCACCTCTAACGTCTGGCATGAGAGTGGCCTTTCCTGACACAAAGAAAACGTATTGCTTCGACGCTTTCCCCAA cATTGAGAAAGTGTCCAAAATCACGTCCCCGGTGCTCATCATCCACGGGACAGAGGACGAGGTGATTGACTTCTCACACGGTCTGGCTCTGTTCGAGCGCTGCCCCAAGGCTGTGGAGCCCCTCTGGGTGGAGGGTGCAGGACACAATGACATTGAATTGTACAGCCAGTATCTGGAGCGCCTCCGCCGCTTCATAGGACAGGAGTTGGCAGTGCAGCACGCCTGA
- the zgc:77486 gene encoding AN1-type zinc finger protein 5: MAQETNQTQVPMLCTMGCGFYGNPRTNGMCSVCYKEHLQRQQGGGRSSPPGEKAATSPAGSPGSAGVTVESTTSEPSTEVAGTPPEEQTTSPSSPSPVTQQMTAMSISQDSAAVDSDRAEAEEGEEEGTSNSTEPAGEAAQALSDNDQTPDKNKKKNRCFSCRKKVGLTGFDCRCGNLFCAIHRYSDKHDCPYDYRSAAAARIRKENPIVVAEKIQKL, from the exons ATGGCTCAGGAGACCAATCAGACGCAGGTGCCAATGCTTTGCACTATGGGATGTGGTTTCTATGGTAACCCCCGCACCAACGGCATGTGCTCGGTCTGCTACAAGGAACACCTGCAGAGACAACAGGGAGGGGGGCGATCCAGCCCTCCGGGAGAGAAAG CTGCTACATCACCGGCAGGTTCACCAGGGTCAGCTGGTGTTACTGTGGAGAGTACAACCTCAGAGCCCAGTACAGAGGTGGCAGGAACCCCACCTGAGGAACAAACGACCAG tCCTAGCTCTCCCAGTCCAGTAACTCAACAGATGACAGCTATGAGCATCTCCCAGGATTCAGCAGCTGTAGACTCTGATCGAGCGGAGgctgaggagggagaagaggagggtaCTTCCAACAGCACAG aGCCAGCGGGGGAGGCAGCACAGGCTTTGTCTGATAATGACCAAACTCctgataaaaacaagaaaaagaaccGCTGCTTTTCTTGCAGGAAGAAAGTGGGCCTTACTG GTTTTGACTGTCGCTGCGGCAACCTGTTCTGTGCCATTCACCGTTATTCTGACAAACACGACTGTCCCTACGATTACCGGAGTGCAGCTGCTGCCCGTATACGCAAGGAGAACCCCATCGTGGTGGCTGAGAAAATTCAGAAGTTATGA